In Lonchura striata isolate bLonStr1 chromosome 3, bLonStr1.mat, whole genome shotgun sequence, the sequence TGAAACCTGTTGATTTGTCTGAGCCAACAGAGAATCTTGCTCCtcttttaaatagaaataactGCTTTGTGACAATAGAACTGGCACGAGTGTCTCTTTTTTGTAGTTTATAAAGTGGACACAGACTATTTTTATTCAGTTGTCCACACACTGAGACATCAGAATGGGTGTGTCAGGGCCTCACCAAATCAATCTTCAGCCAGCCAAGGGGGGAGATACAGCATTTACTGTGGAGAAGGTAGAACCTCACCTACACAGAGGCTACAGCTGGAAGAACTTTGTGTTCCACTTGTTACATAGGTTTCTTTAAATAATAATggtaataataaaatatttagatcCAAATTGCAATAGATTGAAATTGCAACCTGTGGTCTGAAGCCTGAGCACTAATGGTGAGGCAGCTTCGAATAAGATGGGATCTTAACTCCccagcttttttccccactgctcccgccatttagaaatatttacagCTGCTTTTACCTTTTCCTCTTTCActcaccatttttttttaaatggaaaaagcatggtGTTTTTCTAAACATAAGCGTTTCTCTGGAGTTACTGCAGCTCAAGCgccacagccctgtgccagtccctcCATACCAGAACACGACGCCGACACTAGAGAGGGGCCAGCGCCTGTAAGAGCCCAAGGGGGCGGGCAGCGCTCCCGGCTCTGTCGGAGAGGGGCCGGCAGgggcagcccgggcagggggAGCGGAGCCCGCAGCGGCGCGGGACGAGGGGCGGCAGCGACCCGCGGGGCCCCGGCGGGCCTGGGGGgcgggagcagagctgtgcGGCGGAGGAGGgaaggcggcggcggggcgTCACGGGAGCCCGCGCTGCTATAAAAGGGCCGGGCGCGGCGGAGCGGCGCATCCCTCTCGCCCGCAGCCACagcggcaggagcagcaccagcatCGCGGCGGGACAGCACCAGATGGGCATGGGGACGGCGCTGGCGGCGCGGCTCGGCCTGGGGCTCCTGCTCCttgccctcctcctccccacgCAGGTGAGCCCCGGAGAGGCTCGGCGCTTTCCCTCCGCCGGCCCCAGGGCGAGCCGCGGCAGCGGCGGAGCTCCCGGTGTGCGCCGTCCCGagcccgggggcggcgggcggctcctccgccccggggcggcggcggcggcaggaaccagcccgggcagccccggctgcgggcgggcggggatgggcgcgggcgggcggcggggcgagcccagagccctgggacGGCGGTGGCGGTGCCGTGGATTACCCCGGTCAAATCCAAAAAGACTAAGTTGGAGTTGgccgcctttttttttttttttttttttttttttttttttccccccgtgGGATCCTCAAGGGAAAGCCGCGGAACCGCGGAGTGAGCGACAGCTGAGCGTTCATTCGCCCGCTGATTAGAGGGAGAACGATCCCTCCAAACTCGAGAGCGCCCGGGAAGGCACGAGTTTTGCAGCGGGACCCGGGGCTGATCTTCCCCCCCACCGAAGGTGCGGGGTTTTGGGTCTGGTGCTGGGCTCGGCTCTCGGCAGGAGCGGGAGGTTTAGGGGCTGGAAGCAAAGGCGCCAGCCTCTGGCTGCTGCGCTGGACGAGACTTGCCCTTGGCGCAAAGGTAATGGATGCAGGAGCGATCCGCTTCTCTTTAAGTGGCCAAGCCGAGCGGGGCTCGCAGGCTCCGTATCGGTGTGTTGTTCCTAGAGACCACCTCTTCAAAAGGATGAATAGCACAGTATCCGAAAAATAAACAGCAACGGCATTGCTGCATCGTgttccctcctcctctcctctttgTTTGCAAGGAGGGGCATTATCCCTTCTCCTTTGTGCTCAGTGGAGTCTTGCCCTTGGCAGTGATTGAGAGAAGGATCGGACCCTTTGGGTTACCCGTATTTATCACATTCACGTTGAGAAAACCTCTGGGGTCCCATCTACTGTGATGCTGGGGAACTTGGACATAAGCCCATTCtcttccaccaaaaaaaaaaaaaaaaaaaaaaaaaaaaaaaaaaaaaattgagcaaCTAgtattgtgggttttttttttaaaaccaaggAAACTTAAAATATACATAACCAAGGGTGGAAAGATTGTGGAGTCTTTGtatgaagactgaaaaaaattccaGGGCAGGCTGGCACTTGCCTTGTAGGTTATTAACTCAGCAATTCACTATTGATCACTTTCAGACCGGTTTTAACAGAAACTTCAacacagcaattttttttctgcagtccTAAATTGCTTCCAGCATGGTGCCGATTGCCAAAAATGCTAAATACCAGAAGCGTTATACCATTCTTACATTTTTTCtattgtgtgggttttttttttaagtaggaaatacaaaaagaaaGTGCTTATGcaattttctaattaatttaACATTGGCTTCATTGCTTCAGTATTGagggattgatttttttttttcccctgctaaTGTATTTTCTCAGCAGCACTAGAAACATGAGAAAATAAGGACACCTTTTGTGGACAGAATTACTTATTAAACTAACTAACCtccttaaaaatatatgtatagtTTTATTTGAATTAAGTCTAAGAGCTTACCAGAATGCTCTGGTAGAATACAAGTTTACTGCCATGGAGTTGTAGTCAAGCTTTCTGTATTATGCTGTTTTTTGGGGATGAGATAATGTGATTCTTGCTCTTGTTTTTCATTCTTGTGTCTCACAAgtttttttccacaggaatAAAAATGCTTTAGGTTATCTTTGAAAATTTTCCTGTACATATGTAGGAAATAACTTGATATTGAGGTTGCACAGAGTGCAAGTTTTTGTTCTGTCCCTATAATGCAGAGTTACGAGGggaaaggatatttttttattttgatttctgtCAGCATTTTAAGAATTTGCTAATATATAGTCTTTTCACTGCacttttttttgtgtcttcAAGAATGTCAATAGCTTGTGATTTAATCAGTATGGTTTCATTGTTCTAACTTCTGCAGTTCAGTGCTACCACACCAAGATAAGAGAGGTTGAAGTATTAAATCCACTCACATTAAGCCCCaccatttcttcaaaggaaGCCACAAACCAGCCCCAGAAACAGTATCAATAAATTCTTGACCACTGTTTCctcatatttttgtttgtgaCTTAGTCTGCACACGTAGACTGCAATTCACACAGTTGTTTGAAAGTCTTTCTTGTCCTAAGATTTGCCTTTACATAGCTCTacatttgcactttttttttcctgagttttttTTTGAAACCTATGTGTCTTCTAATTTAGGAAAGGATTAAAGGATTTACATAAAGTAATAGTTATGTAAATACACTTAGAAAAATATTAGATTTATCTTTAACATACCCTACACGTGCAATTCAAAATGTCTTTGTCCTTAGCTGCACAATGAAAGGCGTGAGCATTTGTATATGTCATTTGAGTGCTGTGGCTGAGGGAGGCTACACAGTGTTTGTTGCTACTACTATGTATTCTGATTTttaagaagagacaaaataACCCTTTGTGTTACTTCCCCTCCTTTCCACATTCTAGATCTACTGTGGAACAACTACCAATGGAACAAGTCCAACACCTTCAAACAGTTCTTCAACAAGTTCCACTTCTCTGTCAGCTGTCACAAATTCACTGAACAGTACCACCACTCACGGACATGGAAATTCTCTTCACTCAACCACAagtctttttttcattctctcagTTTCTCTTACGTATTTTTGCTGTTAAGAGACTCTGGCATGGAAATGGCTACCACTCCCCACCCCGTTTCCTGAACCGCCTGAGATGGCCAGATCTCCAACCCAGCATGAGAAGAAATCAATCCAAACTCCACATCAAACCAGCCTGGTTCCACTCCATACTCAAATTATTACCAGTCTGACCTAGAGAAACACTCAGTATTCTGACTTTCAAAGCTGACCAGTGTGAAAAgatctgcttcagcaaggaggTAAAATTATGAGCTCTTTCACCAAATGAGTTGGAATCTGAAAAACAAGATGGAAACAAAAAGAGACAGTACTGACAAACCAAATTTAAAGCTGAGAAGAAATAGAGTATCTTATAATAAGGATGGATAATAACGCTCCATGAAGAAAAAAGGCTAGAGTGTTTATCTACCATTTAGAATAAGGacttcaatattttttatttttttaagttcaaAAACATCAACAGG encodes:
- the CD24 gene encoding signal transducer CD24, with the translated sequence MGMGTALAARLGLGLLLLALLLPTQIYCGTTTNGTSPTPSNSSSTSSTSLSAVTNSLNSTTTHGHGNSLHSTTSLFFILSVSLTYFCC